The following coding sequences are from one Oncorhynchus kisutch isolate 150728-3 linkage group LG23, Okis_V2, whole genome shotgun sequence window:
- the LOC109868364 gene encoding centrin-3-like: MMSLSLRTELAVDKTKRKKRRELTEEQKLEIKEAFELFDTDKDKEIDYHELKVAMRALGFEVKKVDVLKILKDYNREGNGKITFDDFNEVVTDRMLQRDPKEEILKAFKLFDDDDSGRISMRNLRRVARELGESITDEELRSMIDEFDTDGDGEINQEEFVSIMTGDS; this comes from the exons ATGATGAGTCTGTCTTTAAG GACTGAGCTGGCAGTGGATAAAACCAAgcggaagaagaggagagagttgaCTGAGGAGCAAAAGCTTGAAATCAAAGAGGCGTTTGAGCTGTTTGacacagacaaagacaaagagaTAGATTACCATGAACTCAAG GTGGCAATGAGAGCTCTGGGTTTTGAGGTGAAGAAAGTGGATGTGCTGAAGATACTAAAAGATTACAACAGAGAAGGCAATGGCAAAATAACTTTTGATGACTTTAATGAAGTCG TGACAGATCGTATGCTACAGCGGGACCCTAAGGAGGAGATCCTGAAGGCCTTTAAGCTGTTTGATGATGACGACTCAGGGAGGATCAGCATGAGGAACCTGAGACGTGTGGccagagagcttggagagagcaTCACAGATGAGGAGCTGCGCAGCATGATCGATGAGTTTGATACAGacggagatggagaga tcaaccaggagGAGTTTGTTTCCATAATGACTGGAGACTCCTGA